A genomic segment from Ghiorsea bivora encodes:
- a CDS encoding FxsA family protein, translating to MMRIFFLLFVLLPLLELYVLIEVGRGIGGLTTIALCLFTAIIGGLLIRIQGIQTLLKARQSMRQHELAEQGMHGVMLVIAGVMLFIPGFISDTLGFLLLVPAIRRWLIGKTYKPFPHHMDVSGKHHKRYPNVEVIDVEIIKKD from the coding sequence ATGATGCGTATTTTCTTTCTTTTATTTGTGTTGTTACCCCTTTTAGAACTTTATGTTCTCATTGAAGTAGGTCGTGGTATTGGTGGTTTGACGACCATTGCCCTTTGTTTATTCACTGCAATTATCGGCGGCTTATTGATTCGTATTCAAGGTATTCAAACCTTGCTTAAAGCACGGCAAAGTATGCGTCAGCATGAGCTTGCTGAGCAGGGGATGCATGGCGTGATGTTGGTGATTGCTGGGGTGATGCTTTTTATTCCAGGGTTTATTAGTGATACATTGGGTTTTTTACTTTTGGTGCCAGCTATTCGGCGCTGGTTGATAGGTAAAACATATAAACCTTTCCCACACCACATGGATGTTTCGGGCAAACACCATAAGCGTTACCCTAATGTTGAAGTGATTGATGTAGAAATTATCAAAAAAGATTAA